The genomic DNA attaaggtAGTTTTAAGTAATAAGAGTATTTTTTAAGAGTTAATATCACACAAGTGTAtgaatgattaaatttaaaattatatattttgaaatattattttatttaaattagtattagAATACtatgaaaggaaaaaaaaaattaaccatttttttgttgttattgttagttgaaaacttttaattttcaatCCTAGCAGTTAAAATTAATCAACAATCTTAAAGATCtcataataaaaactcaaatcaaTTAATAACCTAATTCAAGTTTCAATTTTAGGTAGTagtattttaagatatttaatagaaaaagaaagacTAAATACTCATTTAGTTGAAGTTTCACATCATAAATTGACTTTAAATTTACAATTTAGGTCATACATTACATTATACatttataaagatattttaCAACAAATATGTTAGGTTCATAACAATTTTGATGgatttaattgtattaaattcttcaaaattaagTCACTCAAAATTGAAACCATAAAACAAAtcttgaataaaagaaaaaaaaataattttaaattaggtaTGAATAACAAATTTTCATAAGATACTGTTAGTCTTTCTAACCGAACGTTAAAATAACCGTCACATTATTCCTGCTATTTATCTTAACCGATAGACTTCATACTTAAATGATTCGATCGAACATTAAACTAATAACTGTCACTTTATTCCCGCTATTTATCTTAACCTATAGACTTTCTCGGTTACGCGGGTTGTACTTATAATGATACCGTTAGTCTTTCCAATCGAACATTAAACGCAACCTTTTCCCTTTAATCAGCATAATTacttgttaatatttgattaagttagaAGATCCATTCAGATTTATGCtaagaaaaaagaagataatAATACTTGCATTCTCATGCGTAGTATATAGATAGATCTTCGATTATATGAAGTCAGCTCGGCCAAGGTCAATATTCTAAGGGGAGACATATAATAAAGCATATCTATTCAGACGTTTGTCTGCTCTGCTCCATTCTATTGCATTCCGTTCCCCAAATTTCATATCGTCTCTACTAAGATCTTCAAAGGTATAcaattatttctctttcaatTCATGTGGTTAAAACCACTGATTTACGTTTAATCGTTGACTCTGTGACGAGGGTAAGTGGTTTATAGATCTTTCGTTCTGTACATTAGATTCGTTGGAGCTTATCATTAAACGTAGTGCGTCTTAGGATCAGGGTATGATGGGTTTGATAGATTTCTTTGGAATTCACTGTCTTTTTGGATGTTTATGATACATGGATGTTGCATCTCCTTTATTGTCTCGAACATGTGAACTGTTTAAATCTGCAATGAAGATGTTTGTGTTTTGAATCTGTTGGTCAATTAGCTCATATGTGTAACCTGTTCTGCTAAGCAGGTGTTGGCTGGAAAGTTCTGATGGCTGGTCAACGTAATAGTAATGGAAAGAGGTCTTACCCACAGTCTGACTATGGTGACTATGGAGGAGATAAAAGAAGAAACCCTGGCGGTGATAAAGATCAGTTTGCTATTGGTTCTGATGATACAGTGTATAGATATCTTTGCCCTGGAATGAAGATTGGAAGTATTATTGGAAGGGGTGGAGAGATTGTTAAACAGCTAAGGTTTGAGACTAAATCAAAGATCAAGGTTGGTGAGACATTTCCTGGTTGTGATGTTCGTGTTGTGACCATCTATAGCACCAGCGAAGAAACCAATGAATTTGACGAGTTTGAGAACCAAAGTGTTTGTCCAGCACAGGATGCTCTCCTTAAGGTGCATGACAGGGTTGTTGCTGATGATTTGTCTGTTGACGAAGACATTGAAGAGGCTCCTCATGTTACAGCTCGCCTTCTTGTATCATCTGACCAAATAGGATGTATTATAGGCAAAGGTGGCCAGATAGTCCAGAATATACGAAGTGATACTGGTGCTCAAATTCGTATCATGAAGGATAGCCATTTGCCCACCTGTGCTTTGATCTCTGATGAACTTGTTCAGGTACCTAGCATACTAACTAATGGGACTTTTTTTAAGGTTATGTTCTTACAAAATTTGGTAAATCTAATAGAGTAGCATCTTAAGATCAATGGCTTATAATGTTCTACtcttactttttattttctgtATCTAATTCTTTTCTAGGTctattgttttatttgttttgtcattttctttttctttctttgccTTTATTCCCTTCTTGCTGTCAGCAGTCAACTCTCCTGAATATTACACACAATTTTCACACATATGattcattttatttgattgtttCTTTGGGGTTCAGATATCTGGTGAACCAAAAGTGGTTAGGAAGGCTCTGTATCAAATTGCGTTGCGTCTTCATGATAATCCATCAAAGTCCCAGCAGATGCTTGCTTATGCTGTTCCAAATGTGTATTCAAACAGTGGTTCTTTTGTTGGTTCATCAGCTGGTGGTCCAATGATGGGCTTAGCTCCAGTTATGGCCCCTTATGGAGGGTATAAAGGAGACAGTAGAGATTGGTCTCATTCATTTTACCCAGCTCCCAGAAATGAGTCATCTTCAAGGGAGTTTTCTCTTCGTTTGATTTGTCCAAATGCCAATATTGGTGGTGTCATTGGTAAGGGTGGTGTAATAATCAACCAAATTAGACAAGAATCTGGTGCTGCCATCAAAGTCGACAGCTCAGGTGCTGAAGGAGAAGATTGCATCATTTCTATCTCAGCTAAAGAGgtattttctcaattttctttattattagtttttcttCTCTCATGACTTTAATGCTTCCAAATTTGCCCTTCCAGTACTTTGAAGACACATTTTCACCAGTTGTTGAAGCTGCACTGCGCTTGCAACCACGATGCAGTGAGAAAGTTGAAAGAGATTCCGGCATTGTCACATTCACAACTCGTTTACTCGTGCCCACCTCTCGGATTGGACGTCTTATCGGGAAGATGGGATCCATAATCTCTGAGCTGAGAAGAAATACTAACGCTACTATTAGCGTACTTCCCAAGGAGGATCTTCCCAAAGTTGCTCATCATGATGATAACATGGTTCTGGTAAATGTCCTTGTTTTTGCAACTTTTTGTTAGTTGCCTTAACACGTGATCATTGGTGATACAAGTACTTATCATGATGTATTTCCGCTTCTCAGATTTCTGGGGAACTTGATATTGCAAAAGATGCTCTTATACAAGTGACTTCACGATTGAGGGCAAACCTTTTTGATGGGGAGGGTGCACTATCTACACTTGTGCCAGTTCTTCCCTACCTCCCCATGTCCAGTGATGGTAAGGACACTTCAAAATATGAAAGCAGTGGGAATAAAAGATCTGGACGTTCTTATTCTGGGGGAAGTGATGGGCCAAGTGATTTACCTGCTAATGGGTACGACAGTTATGGTTTCCAGGTAATAACATACTCTCTGTATTGTAGTCATCGGACtcatttgtaaattaatatccTAAGCACTTAGTTTCAATATTTTTCTGGACTCAGGGTTTATGGTAGCTAGAATTGCTTCCGTTAGCCTTCTTGTTGCACTTCAGTGGAGTGTTTTCTGCATTATATTACAGCaaactgttttttatttttcaatttattaatggCCTGCATAATCTGCAGAAGGGTAGCAGCAGGGGTCATGAAGCCTATGGAAACTATTCCTCAGGACGTGCTGGTTCCTCCGGGTAAGTATTTTTTCATCTCTATGAAACTGTTCTTTGTGAGTTTTCTGTCACACATGCTTTTTCCAGTTATGTACATGAATATAGGAGTAGTCCTTCACTCCTACTTGTATGGAGCTGATAGCTTAAGAGCTTCACAAAATATGAACATGAATGGAACTGTCACTTGACTTTTTGTATTCAATGGGGGTTATCCATCTATGTACAATTAGtggttatttttgttgaaatttaAAGCACCTCCATCCTCCGTCTTGGCTCCCTGGCAGGCTCTCAGCTCAAAGCCCTGTTTCCCGAAGGAAAAGTTATGGATACTAAAGCTATAATGCAGGTGCTGGCAGGTATCTCATCATCTTGAACATAATATTATGGCTTCTCTTGTATGCAACAGGCAGATGGGCTCCCCTATGATTCTCCTGTGTGACTGTTTCTGTCCTAACCTAAGCCTATCTCCCGTTAACAttttgatgttatttttttccaCTTATTTTCTCCCTTTACCCTTCCATATTAACAGCCAAGATCTTTGAAGCCTGAAGCCAGCCAGCCCACTATCTGTTTACATGAAGCCTCCTGACTATCCCAGAAGACGAGATGGCCTGGAAAATTAATGGCCTAACCTGATGCTTTACCTTTGAGGACCAAATATCCGAAGATTTACTCTGTTCTGAAACTTTTCATCCATAGTTTACCAAGTTTGTCATGTACTTTCCAGGAACCTCAGCATTGATAGTATCTGGAAACCTTAAAACAATATCATTTTCAAGTAGTTAGTATTATGTTGGAAACTGATCCATAAAAATTATTGTTGGTGGTGTTACTTGGTGGAgttatttctctttctttctttcttaatgtaatgttttatgaaaaatttcTAGAATTCTTATGCACTTGCAGGCATATTGCAATATTAACGTGTGTGCTCTTTGTTTTTTCTAATGTCTTGTGTTGCTAATGGACTATGATATGAAAATGTGCAATTTACGTCTAGAGCTGTCTCTATCACTAATCTTATGTGCATTTTATTGTGATAATGTTGTCTAAGTTGAGTTTGGAGCCTGCTAAGAAGGAATTCTCAAACTAATATGAGGGGACTGAGTTTTCTATATTGGTCacatattagatttttttttgctaGGGTAAGGGGTAAGATTCGAATGCCTAACTTCTGGGTCTGGAACATAGCCAACTATGTCATCATTTTCAAGGATTTAGGTAGGGTTTTGTAATAGAACTTGGATAGATTCAAAGAAAGATATGAGAAAGGATCTGCCTAAGCCTTAGGCAAGACAAACATTGATAACTTCCATGGCTAAGAAGAGTCTTGAACTCAATGCATATCTATTCTTGATATCCTATAAAGCCTACTATAATCTATTTGTACACTTCATTAATTGAGAATACCAGTTATATCCCTAACTAACTTGTGTAAACTCTTTATATCCCAATTAATACTTCACGGgctattttacatattttatcttCAAGGACTATTCCCCTCTATTGTACTTAACCTTAACACATGTTACATTACTCACCCCTAGAGAGCTTAATTGTCCCTGACTATGgtttcaaaacaaaaacaaaaaaatcaaaaccaatAAAAATCATTGAATTGCTTTTAAGGCTACTCCGgtgtttgatttttaataagGATAGTCACATCTCCTCTGTCGAATAGGTAATCAAACCTAGTACCAATAGCTAATTCTAACTGTTGTTTTTAAGGCCTCTTCTCGGAGTGGACCCTGGCACGAACCACTAAATCAGGCGGCTTTACTGGTCTTGGTTCGATGCCTTCTCCGAACGGATCTAAGCTTGTAGCTTCTTTCACAACAATTAGCTCatgtacaaaaataatttaatgattccAGAATGTGTcttgttttgaaaaaagaaagaagaccATTGCTTAGAATAACTCTTTACATCAGTTTTTGTACAAACATCTACTTGAACTCCCCTGAAAATGTTTGTAAAGCTTTtctttgaatgaattgattttgAGCTTTTGAATCTTCTTCATTAGAGTTCCTCTTCATCTCTTATCGGTGAGTTTCTGGTTTTTCTTCCTTCACAAAAGAAATGTCTTCTTGTTTCTTCCATTTTTGAAACTCCTTCAATGACACTCTGTTACCTTTTAATTGTTTATGGTGCCATATTCTTCTTCAGCGGGCTAGGTATTGCAAAACTTCTCCTTGTATATTGGATAAAATGACAGGATTTGTCGAGTTCTTTGGAACAAAATTCATTTCTTATTGTTTCCTTTAAACTTCCCAAGTTAAAGCGTAATATTAAATAATCTCTATTcatgataaatgaaatatatcATTCTCTTGCAGCTCTTGAGATTTGATTGATTACAAACTCCAGTTTGTCCACAGACATCTCTTCTTGTTGGAAGAACTGTTTGGCAGCCTCGATCCATAGATTGACGCTAGTTTCATCAACTCTTTTGAAATGTAGGTCCGGATAGTAAAACCTTATATTACTCTTGTTCATTTCTATAACATCTTCACTTTTCTTGATTCTGGATTCTAGCagataaaatttgaattatggtgATCTTGTTGTTCTTCTAAGACAAAATATGGTAGATATGGTGATGATAGAGAAATTTGATCTCAGGCAGAGGATGATGACTTTGATACCACTTGGTACATTTTCAAGGATTTAACTAAGGTTTTGTAGTAGAAATGGGATATATTCAAAGAAAGAGACAATGAAATGCCCAAACCTTAGACGAGAGAAACATGCAGAACTTAGTTAAGAAGAATCTTGAACTCAATTGTGTCTATTCTTCATATCCTATCCAAGCCTACTATCATCAATTTATACTCTTCATTAGCTTGTGTAATCAATTTATATCCTAACTAATACTTTAGGTACTACTTTATGTTTCTATCTTACAGAACTATTCCCCTCTATTCTACCTAACCCTAACACATGTTACACTATGCTAATAGCACATCCCATATATTATGGCTTCTATGTTGTAGGAGCTGAAGGAAATTTATGTAAAAGAGATATACTGTCTGGAAGTGTACCTATGGCTATGGGTTAGCGTGTGTCCATTTGCGTGTTTGTTGTGAACACACGATGATTATCCTGAGCTATGAGATGTAAAAGGATTGCAAGTTGGCATACTCTGTAACCACTATTTACTTAGGacttgtttgatctagggttGTTTCAATGAGCAAGTGATTATTTCCAtataaccttgtttgatgtaggcaATGGCAAATCAGGATTTTCAGGTAAAAATAACATTaggagtataaatatataatggcttttttcttctaaaaatagtattttggttgatgatttgaattatGTGATTGATGTGTAGATTATTGATTtgtattatttgagattaatctcaaataacccacatcaaacaaggcttagATTACGTGTAATggacttttacattttttaaattattgcaGGTCTAATGGATACAAAGTTATCGTAAGTGCTGAGAACAGGTAACACATTTCAGTTGCTTGTAGGTTGAGTGGTCAGCTAATTCTGCATAAACTCTcttttataagttataataattatgtataatttatagcATTGTGACTTCTTCCTGAAAAAGGGAAGGGGGAGGGTGCAAGTTATTACCATAAAAGGTTATTCTGTTCCACCCATTTTCTTATGTTCCTTTTCTCTCATGAAAATACACAatcaatattttcttcaattagGAACATGGCTATAGGAGTgagaaactaaataaaattgcTGGAAACATAACAGTATGGTTTAGGATGGGCGAATGTGAACTTTAAGATTGGCGATGAATTGGACGAGTGAGCCTATTGAACCGATGACATGTTTGGGGGAGGGGTCTTTTAGAGTAGTCATGTTTTGGTATTATGGGAAAGTAACAGGCTTGTTTGGTGTGACTTTTGTGTATAATCTAATAATCCTAGCTTGACTAGTGAGAAAAAATACAGTCCTTTTGTCTTTAAAAGCTAAGCACACTCTAGTAGGGGGAAGAGGTCAAGAAGAGAAAGGTGGGAGAGCTGGCAAAGGTAAGTTGTATATCTTCCTAAAAATGTTTTTCATCTTTTCAATTATGTTGTTCTTCTACTATTCAAACCTAATTTCTGTAacaatcttcatttatgtctaGAATTTCCAAATTTCTTCTCAAATTTCAATGTGGTTCATTAGAAATTATCTGACAAAACCCTACTTCAAATGATTATTAATTAGCCAATGAGCACTGGCTTCCATTGTATTGGTCATTTGCATTTGTTGGCCAAATGCTTCATTTGTGGTCTTGTGGTTGTGGTTGTAGTTGTAGTGTAGCATGATCATATAAATCCAATAGAGCTTGAACAAATCTAACTGCCTCTTCTTTTTACAGGATTTAACATTAACAAAACTGTGATGGAAATAAAAACacttgggccttgtttgatccgAGGTCCAAATGGTTATCACGGTTTGATTATCCTATTCAAAATAACCGAAAGTTTTAAGGTATTATGACATTATATTATACTTAATAGAGTTACAAAAATGGAAAGTATTATACTATTTGttagataatttgaattatgtGATTGAAGAAGTTAAGGTTAATGGgaataatatgaaataattcACTTCAATCAGGCCTGAGAAATACTTGACATTAGCATATGAAAagtgtatattttaaattaaaaatgacttgattaaaaaaaatagcatCAGAACCACAAATCTTTCAAACTCCACATTTATGAAAATAGGAAGGTCTTctgttttttatttgtgttattttggaataatttatttaatcattttgtaAAGTTATAATTCATAGTGCCATCTAGCAAAACAACAAAAGTATGGGTGATTATCCggtcattattttaaataaatttaaattcgtttactattttattttttacaattatattCAAGATTGGATAATCttttaaacatttaactttatacctccaattatttatattctaaattaattttaaaacaattagttaaaatcttataaataaattattttgtccATAtagaataatgatttaaaataagattgtttgaataaaaaaaatgtaaaaataattaaacaattaaatcttttcattgaagaaaatcaataaaaaaatgtttaattctTATTCATATacatacattaatatttaaaataatttattttatataaaaataaaaaagttattataaatattagttaaaataatactttaatgctgtatttgaaaaaaataatatgacatttataaattaattaatatactttGGTATCTATTTAGTAGTATATTCAACTTTATtgatcaatttttattatattaaaattctaTAAAGATTGTTtctgtttttattattgttttgttcgataaaaaaataaataaacacgtcttttatatctaataaatataattaaatgtattttagtattttttaattaataaaaataaaaatattaataattttaagaagaaaaaatttaaGCCTAAATTATTTGATTCGATGTATGTCTCAAATAAAGGTTCATGTTAGGGTTAGGGCTACAAATGAGTCTATCCGCTCGGTCAAAGTTCAacttgagtttgactttgaTTAATTTAGAGTCGAGCTCGAatcgactcgtttaatatttgagtCGAACTCGAGTTCATATAATACTTGTTCGATGCCTTGTTGAGCTTTTTCGAgcataataataaacaatatttttatttatttattttaatattaaaacttaaaatttaaataaatgttttttttcataaatattgaaaattttagttaAGTTCAAGTTTTCAAGTCGAGccaatattttagttaaatagCCGAGTCAGTCTtaagctcaaatttataaattcgttCAAGTTTTGAGTCGAGTAAATTAGTGTTGTAACAGTTGATTTGAGTTTGACTCGATTCATTTGCATGTTTATTCCATGTTAATAGAggatttgttttcttaattacatttatatatttataaaaaaaaaattaaccacaCTAAAAGTAGCCCTGTAAACTTAAGAGAACAGAAGAGATCATGACTTGTGAGAGGGTCAAGTTActtcttcttaattaaaaacaaaaatttataatatatatatatatatatatatatatatatatatatttatatattatattaaattatttattatccaaaaaaaattatccaaTACAAAggtattgagaattttgaagatgcaAGGAAGttgaataatttagaaataaaataagttgATAGCCTAACTAATATTGTCTACTTGATCCGTCATAAAATCATATTGTTTATTTGACAGGTCCTCTTTTGaataggttatttaaataaccgtAACTCAAAAATATCTTATCATCCTAAACGATAgatatcattcaatttattttttaaaatactaaaatatttttattttaaattattattttttattttatcattatatataatttttttttaaatttattttaatttatttaaaattattactaatcattattttctaaataactttaaatatttaaataattcttaccTATCAAgttttatgtgtttttttacatggtatttataagaaaacaaataaatagttagataattttataattattgatgTTTGTGAAGAAAAACAGGTCCTAGGGTCGATTCTTGGCAGGCAGCCAGCCAAGCCAGCCCATGTTACATCACATCTAGCATCTGCAATATGAATTTGAgatctttttctctctctttcatcTTTACTCCAATGGAAAAGGATCAAGTctcctgttttttttttaatattatcattatctacacaagatttttatttaatatcctgcattgttttttttctcaattgttACATATGGGTACAGTTTCTTAACACAATAATAAATAAGgcatttatttagaaaataatctataataaaagtctcattttattatatcaataaagatttgtgtttttaaagATACCCACctcatataaaattatgatttgacttctataaaattataaaaaataaaattatgaaacattaaatcaattaagtttattttctttaacaatttttttattttgttaaaaaaataaaactaattatatttgttagaaaatgtttgataattttataataatgatagtGATAAATTACTTGTTTTCAAATAAGatcatttattataatttgtttaaaataattaaaaataaaatcacaaacatgaatagtcaataatttaaaataattgttctTGACAagttctaatttaaaataataataataattcaattgatTAGTTCAATAATTATGTACTTAATTAGTTTTACATAAACTTGTAAAATAGTTGATTTgttataaaacttatatatgtACCTCAAATTCACATATTCTTCTCTTAAATCTGTATATCCtaattaagattaatatatattttttaaaatttatctaagaaactaaatgtttcatatttttaaagttgaaaTCATGACTAAACTTTTGGTTTCTAAAAAGAGCAtggaatataatttatttataggaaaaaaaataaaatgtaaaatatttgtttggtgaCTAGAATGGGTAAGCCATCATATTGTTTT from Impatiens glandulifera chromosome 9, dImpGla2.1, whole genome shotgun sequence includes the following:
- the LOC124915678 gene encoding RNA-binding KH domain-containing protein RCF3-like, with the translated sequence MAGQRNSNGKRSYPQSDYGDYGGDKRRNPGGDKDQFAIGSDDTVYRYLCPGMKIGSIIGRGGEIVKQLRFETKSKIKVGETFPGCDVRVVTIYSTSEETNEFDEFENQSVCPAQDALLKVHDRVVADDLSVDEDIEEAPHVTARLLVSSDQIGCIIGKGGQIVQNIRSDTGAQIRIMKDSHLPTCALISDELVQISGEPKVVRKALYQIALRLHDNPSKSQQMLAYAVPNVYSNSGSFVGSSAGGPMMGLAPVMAPYGGYKGDSRDWSHSFYPAPRNESSSREFSLRLICPNANIGGVIGKGGVIINQIRQESGAAIKVDSSGAEGEDCIISISAKEYFEDTFSPVVEAALRLQPRCSEKVERDSGIVTFTTRLLVPTSRIGRLIGKMGSIISELRRNTNATISVLPKEDLPKVAHHDDNMVLISGELDIAKDALIQVTSRLRANLFDGEGALSTLVPVLPYLPMSSDGKDTSKYESSGNKRSGRSYSGGSDGPSDLPANGYDSYGFQKGSSRGHEAYGNYSSGRAGSSGLSAQSPVSRRKSYGY